From a region of the Thiorhodovibrio winogradskyi genome:
- a CDS encoding glycosyltransferase, translated as MLIQIRAALSHADTSLLPDDRIDHWLRLCSCHEQTLLEALLLGGAIALHRQQPELAFLRLLNGKARTPQKDVVLPLLIKAAQAAGAAKAAEQFTAELATQSPGELDFSKKVSLSDLKAYIDSKKSLADRANAAQIPSLPKLVAPLRDPAKQPVDVLIPVYRGHAATLECLHSLLDAKNANHTAHQLIVLDDASPEPALIAAIAQLAEQHSLTLIHHPINLGYIRGINRAMALHPDRDLVWLNADTRVQGNWLDRLRTWAYSDAHIASVAPLSNNGELLSFPVPQRPFPMPTPEHHHALDESAAQWPGTDLIPLDFPCGFCMYVRRVALVDVGYLDETTLQGGYGEETDWSLRAMARGWRHLAAPNLFVAHRGSLSFGADKRRLVERNNAVIRRRYPSAERDFDRYLARDPLRPARQALQRARLGELRQWMQQAIGPEPLLGDISPHPRQLHLLPPPALSDILSPFFTQAEYTTGLQMPPAGLLWLTWERGEAGLRLTLGAALPALPCLLDYPAHPAPDSGPNLLADLQSLPLQGLVIHRPAELPAALHELAADLGRPCALRQLPLPADHSAANPLPPGASLLLPAAALIPAYSSRWPQAAVHLEPSPPRAHPNPTLSWPTNKPHTFIIGDRLDRSFVAHRWLSLARRLASTSSAWQLVLTHSTPWRQQLWNTGQVLDLPMGITDLSAPQLARLSGCLAVLSLDSAPDATWTAPVIARRFALPLMAPQTPVTQELGARPLPKDMTMPMDTPSATTELHPPTSADTPRSQSSITPKPISSQPAQIPEPTSQSERLFLNIGCGRDNPSRLPETFREPEWRQIRLDIDPGVKPDLLCSSTDLGAIADQSVDAIYSSHSLEHLETHQVPQALAEFHRVLKPDGFALITLPNLRAIAALIAAGRLADTAYESPIGPITALDMLFGHSNSIAAGNSYMAHRTGFDAERLGQSLLAAGFAEVRVRQGECFDLWAFAHKKQTQRPASN; from the coding sequence TTGCTGATTCAAATCCGGGCAGCATTGTCCCATGCTGACACATCCCTTCTTCCCGATGACCGCATCGACCATTGGCTGCGCCTCTGTTCTTGCCATGAGCAGACTCTTCTTGAGGCATTGCTGCTCGGTGGTGCCATCGCTTTACACCGTCAACAGCCGGAACTCGCGTTTCTGCGACTTCTCAACGGCAAAGCCCGCACGCCCCAGAAAGACGTCGTCCTGCCGCTGTTGATAAAGGCCGCTCAAGCCGCCGGCGCGGCCAAGGCAGCCGAACAATTTACCGCGGAGCTTGCGACTCAAAGCCCAGGTGAACTGGACTTTTCAAAAAAGGTTTCGCTGTCCGACCTAAAAGCCTACATTGACAGCAAGAAAAGCCTGGCTGATCGCGCCAATGCGGCACAAATTCCATCGCTCCCCAAACTGGTCGCGCCGCTTCGGGATCCAGCCAAACAACCCGTCGATGTGCTCATTCCGGTCTATCGCGGCCATGCCGCCACCTTGGAGTGTCTGCACAGCCTGCTCGATGCCAAAAACGCGAATCACACCGCGCATCAACTCATCGTTCTCGACGACGCATCGCCCGAACCCGCACTCATCGCTGCCATCGCGCAGTTGGCAGAGCAGCACAGCCTGACCCTGATCCACCACCCGATCAACCTCGGCTACATCCGCGGCATCAACCGGGCCATGGCACTGCATCCTGACCGAGACCTGGTCTGGCTCAATGCGGACACCCGTGTTCAGGGGAATTGGCTCGACCGCCTGCGCACATGGGCATACAGTGACGCACACATCGCCTCGGTCGCACCTTTGAGCAATAACGGCGAGTTGCTCAGCTTCCCCGTACCCCAACGCCCCTTCCCAATGCCGACCCCTGAGCATCACCACGCGCTTGATGAAAGTGCCGCGCAATGGCCGGGCACGGACCTTATCCCGCTTGACTTTCCCTGCGGATTTTGTATGTATGTGCGCCGCGTCGCCCTGGTTGACGTCGGCTACCTTGATGAAACCACCCTGCAAGGGGGTTATGGCGAGGAAACTGACTGGTCGCTGCGCGCCATGGCTCGCGGTTGGCGCCATCTCGCCGCACCCAACCTCTTTGTTGCCCATCGTGGCAGCCTCTCTTTTGGGGCCGACAAAAGACGCCTCGTCGAGCGTAATAACGCCGTGATCCGCCGCCGCTACCCGAGCGCCGAGCGCGACTTCGACCGCTACCTCGCGCGCGACCCATTGCGGCCCGCGCGGCAGGCACTACAACGCGCCCGCTTGGGCGAACTGCGCCAATGGATGCAACAGGCTATTGGCCCAGAGCCACTCCTTGGCGACATCAGCCCACATCCACGCCAGCTGCACCTCCTGCCGCCGCCGGCGCTGTCCGACATTCTCTCTCCCTTCTTTACCCAAGCCGAATACACCACAGGTCTGCAAATGCCGCCAGCCGGTCTGCTCTGGCTGACCTGGGAGAGAGGTGAGGCCGGACTCAGGCTCACCCTTGGCGCCGCGTTGCCCGCTCTGCCCTGCCTGCTTGATTATCCCGCGCACCCAGCACCAGACTCCGGGCCAAACCTCCTTGCGGATCTACAATCCCTGCCACTGCAAGGGCTGGTGATTCACCGGCCCGCCGAACTCCCCGCTGCCCTGCACGAACTCGCAGCGGACCTTGGCCGACCTTGCGCTTTGCGCCAGTTACCGCTTCCGGCGGATCACAGCGCGGCGAATCCTCTGCCACCGGGGGCCAGCCTCCTTCTCCCCGCTGCCGCCCTCATCCCCGCATACAGCTCCAGATGGCCGCAAGCCGCCGTGCATCTGGAGCCCTCGCCCCCGAGGGCGCACCCAAACCCGACCCTGTCATGGCCAACGAACAAACCGCATACCTTCATCATTGGCGACCGCCTCGACCGCTCGTTCGTCGCCCACCGCTGGCTGTCCCTCGCGCGTCGACTCGCCTCGACATCATCGGCGTGGCAACTGGTATTGACCCATTCAACGCCCTGGAGGCAACAACTCTGGAACACCGGCCAGGTTCTCGATCTCCCCATGGGTATCACAGACCTATCGGCCCCTCAACTTGCCCGCCTCAGCGGCTGTCTGGCAGTGCTGAGCCTCGATTCCGCGCCCGACGCCACCTGGACTGCCCCGGTGATCGCGCGACGCTTCGCTCTGCCCCTCATGGCACCGCAAACTCCCGTTACCCAGGAACTCGGCGCGCGCCCCCTTCCCAAGGACATGACCATGCCAATGGACACCCCCTCAGCAACCACAGAACTTCATCCACCCACCAGTGCCGACACCCCGCGATCACAATCATCGATCACCCCAAAGCCCATCTCCTCGCAGCCTGCCCAGATCCCGGAACCGACATCCCAGTCCGAACGGCTCTTTCTCAACATCGGCTGCGGCCGCGACAACCCCAGTCGGCTCCCCGAGACATTCCGCGAGCCGGAGTGGCGACAGATCCGCCTGGACATAGACCCTGGCGTCAAACCCGACCTGCTCTGCTCCTCGACCGACCTCGGCGCCATTGCCGATCAGTCGGTCGATGCCATTTATTCCTCACACAGCCTCGAACACCTCGAGACCCACCAGGTACCCCAGGCTCTCGCCGAATTTCACCGCGTCCTCAAACCCGACGGCTTCGCGCTCATCACCCTGCCAAACCTCCGAGCCATCGCCGCACTCATCGCCGCCGGCCGGCTAGCCGACACGGCATACGAGTCACCCATCGGTCCCATCACCGCACTTGACATGCTCTTTGGCCACAGCAACTCCATCGCCGCCGGCAACAGTTACATGGCCCACCGCACCGGCTTCGACGCCGAGCGCCTCGGTCAATCCCTCCTCGCCGCCGGCTTCGCCGAAGTGCGGGTGCGCCAGGGGGAGTGTTTCGATCTCTGGGCTTTCGCCCACAAGAAGCAGACGCAGCGTCCGGCATCAAACTAA
- a CDS encoding HlyD family type I secretion periplasmic adaptor subunit: MTKMLTTESRLPRAPETLTDDRGIRRFGYLLVFVLLFGVVGWAGSARIDGAAVAPGVVTVESYRQAVQHLEGGIIRKLLVREGDMVLAGQPVAQLDDTQFASQLDGVRSELGAYLAIEARLKAERDGADTIEFPAKLLAQAQRDPRLPALMDSERAVFVERTKDLKSQLKVLAQSILSLRREIEGLEEREALLSRRADLFQDELDGLRSLFAEGLGDKVRVRELERELIGVQSDLSQTRTQHTQSHLRIKETQLEMEKIQQSYRTEIASQLSEVRQRILEAQEKERRLADQVDRTMITAPVSGRVVGLEVHTVGAVLAPGAKLMEVVPELEQLVIDAEVSPDDIDKVHPGLDADVRFSALNFRTTPVVHGRVETVSADRLESRSGDPYFLARISIPEEQRLLLGKQPILPGMSAQVFIITGERTALQYVMQPLTDALASSMRED; the protein is encoded by the coding sequence ATGACCAAAATGCTAACGACGGAAAGCAGGCTCCCGCGCGCACCGGAAACACTGACGGATGACCGCGGCATTCGCCGTTTCGGCTACCTGCTTGTTTTCGTCCTGCTGTTCGGCGTCGTTGGATGGGCGGGATCGGCCAGAATAGACGGCGCCGCAGTCGCGCCAGGCGTGGTCACGGTCGAGTCGTATCGCCAGGCAGTGCAGCACCTTGAGGGTGGCATTATTCGCAAGTTGCTGGTCCGCGAAGGAGACATGGTGCTCGCGGGTCAGCCGGTCGCGCAACTTGACGATACACAATTCGCATCACAACTTGACGGGGTGCGCAGCGAACTGGGTGCCTACCTCGCGATTGAGGCACGCCTCAAGGCCGAGCGCGACGGCGCCGACACAATCGAATTCCCGGCCAAACTGCTTGCCCAGGCGCAGAGGGATCCGCGTTTGCCCGCCCTGATGGACTCAGAACGCGCCGTCTTCGTAGAGCGCACAAAAGACCTAAAAAGTCAACTCAAGGTGCTTGCGCAGAGCATTCTTTCCCTACGTCGCGAGATTGAAGGGCTGGAGGAACGCGAAGCGCTGTTGTCCAGACGCGCCGACCTTTTCCAGGACGAACTCGATGGTCTGCGTTCGCTATTCGCTGAAGGTCTTGGCGACAAGGTTCGAGTGCGCGAACTCGAGCGCGAACTCATCGGGGTGCAGAGCGACCTGTCGCAAACCCGGACTCAGCATACGCAATCCCATCTGCGCATCAAGGAGACACAGTTGGAAATGGAGAAAATTCAACAGTCCTACCGCACCGAGATCGCCAGTCAGCTAAGCGAAGTACGCCAGCGCATCCTTGAAGCGCAAGAAAAGGAGCGGCGTCTGGCCGATCAGGTTGATCGCACCATGATCACCGCCCCGGTTTCAGGACGAGTGGTTGGGTTGGAGGTTCATACGGTTGGAGCCGTGCTCGCACCAGGCGCAAAGCTAATGGAAGTGGTGCCGGAGTTGGAACAACTCGTGATCGACGCCGAGGTCTCGCCCGACGATATCGACAAAGTTCACCCCGGTCTGGATGCCGACGTGCGTTTCTCGGCACTGAATTTTCGCACCACGCCCGTCGTCCATGGCCGCGTCGAGACTGTCTCAGCCGATCGGCTGGAAAGTCGGAGCGGCGATCCTTACTTCCTAGCACGCATCAGTATCCCCGAAGAACAGCGACTGCTCCTTGGCAAACAACCAATACTGCCCGGCATGTCCGCGCAGGTCTTCATTATTACCGGCGAGCGCACCGCTCTTCAGTACGTGATGCAACCCTTGACGGACGCACTGGCGAGTTCAATGCGAGAAGATTAA
- a CDS encoding glycosyltransferase: protein MPQTSSPTCIGAITALHGNLVTGWAYDPSAPDLRLAIEIDIDGACVALIRADQLQDRTQASIPVVGDGCHGFSCELKTSWLSGAKRLSARIANQGPWLAGGIAVTEAQSETPAPPRGQVYYLGGLRLSGWLYDPADWDRVLSIRIREGTRILAEPAADQPERTLSDRPNSNHGFRIDLPWALADGSLHHLEVETEDGKPLPGSPLQLLELPDSFIGLLRRHWFPLADPAAARLLESMVRQHQRQCPSLLGFSHYPHWRNLHQQPCAKLDRHRQPRLGVLLYAPVGSDEHRQERSRASLNDQQLAPTQVACVDDASLFKGLRHLLAANPAAIALLQVGDRLAPDALARLANALFDSATGRARAAWAYSDCDRDGPGEDRIDPWLKPAWDPNLFLGVDIISSGALFGAPILRETLDALARAPNPLISAPNAPGTSWHWLLAALVATTQAHSEPVLHLPEPLYWRAADSPPDPAQRPASPARQQAIQWLAQQWVPGARVRPCAEHPGLLQVTWPLPAPPPRVSLIIPTRDGGQRLRTCIQGLLEHTRYPNLELIVVDNESRDSETLAYLNALTGYDVTILRYPHPFNYSAINNMAVAQASGDLIGLVNDDIEILEPDWLVAMVSELTRPGIGMVGAKLLWSNAMVQHAGVIVGINGLAAHVGNHWQDTDAGYLGCNQVSRRYSAVTAACLLTHKQLFIELGGLDADTFPVAFNDVDLCLRLRERGLAIIWTPAARLRHAESASRGKDETRPQIARAQREQRLFIERWGKHYPVDPCYHPCLNHDWLTGPFAGLPAVPFSRAPRVQTG from the coding sequence ATGCCGCAGACCAGCAGTCCAACTTGCATCGGTGCGATCACTGCTTTACACGGCAATCTTGTCACCGGTTGGGCTTATGACCCGAGCGCGCCTGATCTGCGCCTGGCTATCGAGATCGACATTGATGGCGCCTGCGTTGCACTGATTCGCGCCGATCAGCTGCAGGATCGCACGCAAGCGAGCATTCCCGTCGTTGGCGACGGTTGCCATGGTTTCTCCTGCGAACTAAAAACCTCCTGGCTCTCCGGAGCCAAGCGCCTTAGCGCTCGCATTGCCAACCAGGGCCCCTGGCTGGCTGGTGGCATTGCTGTCACCGAGGCGCAAAGCGAAACGCCCGCCCCGCCTCGCGGCCAAGTCTATTATCTCGGGGGGCTGCGTCTATCGGGTTGGCTTTACGACCCGGCGGATTGGGATCGCGTGCTTTCCATTCGCATACGCGAAGGCACAAGGATTCTAGCAGAGCCAGCGGCTGACCAGCCCGAGCGCACTTTGTCTGATCGTCCCAATTCCAATCACGGATTTCGCATTGACTTGCCCTGGGCACTGGCAGACGGCAGCCTCCATCATCTTGAAGTTGAAACCGAGGACGGAAAACCACTGCCCGGCAGCCCGCTCCAGCTGCTAGAACTGCCCGATTCCTTTATCGGTTTGCTACGTCGACATTGGTTTCCTCTGGCTGATCCCGCCGCAGCACGCCTGCTCGAATCCATGGTCCGCCAGCATCAGCGCCAATGCCCCAGTCTGCTGGGTTTCAGCCATTACCCGCACTGGCGCAACCTCCATCAGCAGCCTTGCGCCAAGCTTGATCGGCATCGGCAGCCACGCCTGGGCGTTCTTCTGTACGCACCCGTCGGGAGCGATGAGCACCGCCAGGAGCGCAGCCGTGCCAGTCTGAACGACCAGCAGCTGGCGCCAACGCAGGTTGCCTGCGTGGATGATGCCAGCCTGTTCAAGGGTCTTAGGCACCTGCTTGCGGCGAATCCTGCCGCCATCGCGTTGCTTCAGGTTGGCGACCGCCTGGCCCCAGACGCGCTGGCGCGCCTCGCCAACGCGCTTTTCGACTCGGCAACAGGGCGCGCTCGCGCGGCCTGGGCCTACAGCGATTGCGACCGCGATGGACCTGGAGAAGACCGGATTGACCCCTGGCTCAAACCAGCCTGGGATCCGAACCTCTTCCTCGGCGTCGATATCATCAGTAGCGGCGCGCTCTTCGGCGCCCCTATCTTGCGCGAAACACTCGACGCACTAGCGCGAGCGCCAAACCCACTGATATCGGCCCCGAATGCACCGGGGACATCCTGGCATTGGCTGCTTGCGGCCCTGGTCGCCACCACCCAAGCGCACAGCGAGCCCGTCCTGCACCTGCCTGAACCACTCTACTGGCGTGCCGCCGACAGTCCGCCCGACCCAGCCCAACGGCCTGCCAGCCCTGCTCGACAGCAGGCTATCCAGTGGTTGGCGCAACAATGGGTGCCCGGCGCTCGTGTCCGTCCTTGTGCCGAGCATCCCGGTCTACTGCAAGTAACTTGGCCCTTGCCCGCACCACCGCCGCGAGTCAGCTTGATCATCCCCACCCGCGACGGCGGTCAACGCCTGCGGACCTGCATTCAGGGACTGCTTGAACACACCAGATACCCAAACCTGGAGCTCATCGTAGTCGATAACGAGTCGCGCGATAGCGAAACGCTGGCCTACTTGAATGCGCTCACGGGATATGACGTGACCATTCTGCGCTATCCCCATCCGTTCAATTATTCCGCGATCAACAACATGGCCGTTGCCCAGGCCAGCGGCGACCTGATCGGTCTGGTTAACGACGATATCGAAATACTCGAACCCGACTGGCTAGTCGCCATGGTGAGCGAACTCACCCGCCCCGGCATTGGCATGGTCGGCGCCAAGCTGTTGTGGAGCAACGCCATGGTGCAGCATGCCGGGGTTATTGTGGGGATCAATGGCTTGGCGGCCCACGTAGGGAATCACTGGCAGGACACGGATGCTGGCTACCTCGGCTGCAATCAGGTATCGCGCCGCTACAGCGCGGTCACCGCGGCCTGCCTGCTTACCCACAAACAACTCTTCATCGAACTCGGCGGACTGGATGCCGACACCTTTCCAGTCGCCTTCAACGATGTCGACCTCTGCCTGCGCCTGCGAGAGCGCGGACTGGCCATCATCTGGACGCCCGCGGCGCGCCTGCGCCACGCCGAGTCCGCCAGTCGCGGCAAGGACGAAACACGGCCGCAGATAGCTCGCGCCCAACGCGAGCAACGGCTGTTTATCGAACGCTGGGGGAAACACTATCCGGTCGATCCGTGCTACCATCCATGCCTTAATCACGATTGGCTGACCGGTCCTTTCGCGGGTCTGCCGGCGGTTCCGTTCTCGCGCGCACCCCGCGTTCAGACTGGCTAG
- a CDS encoding SapC family protein: protein MSGSVPVTRSCHGDRRWRRSQTFEFARSLKLCGLVLAEIEPIALSFPMGFTLRHGRLFPVIILANADGESLYVGPKGQWLANYLPALLRSYPFRIKRDENEHFVLHVDEGSGLVVDTKEDGELFFEGHEPSQAIKDIQAFLETLEVGRQQTAEACSVLQRLGLLTDWPSSAPEESDDFLHPAPFSDLLRIDQSVLSNLDAPSLHALHQSGGLRLAILQKLSERHLGLHKILTEARKKRQTLSEQDAEEYLENADEKLAFAWDD, encoded by the coding sequence ATGTCAGGATCAGTGCCAGTTACCCGTTCATGTCATGGTGATCGCCGATGGCGGCGCAGTCAAACCTTCGAGTTCGCGCGTTCGCTCAAGCTGTGCGGCTTGGTGCTTGCCGAGATTGAACCCATCGCACTGAGCTTCCCGATGGGTTTCACCCTCCGCCATGGCCGCCTGTTTCCCGTCATCATCCTCGCCAATGCGGACGGCGAGTCTCTGTACGTGGGCCCCAAGGGACAATGGCTCGCCAACTATCTGCCAGCGCTATTGCGTTCATATCCCTTCCGCATCAAGCGCGACGAAAATGAACATTTCGTGCTTCATGTCGACGAAGGCAGCGGGCTTGTTGTGGACACCAAGGAAGATGGCGAGCTTTTCTTCGAGGGGCACGAGCCCAGTCAGGCCATCAAGGACATTCAGGCGTTTCTCGAAACCCTGGAAGTCGGGCGCCAGCAGACAGCCGAGGCTTGCAGCGTGCTGCAGCGGCTCGGCTTGCTGACCGATTGGCCCAGCAGCGCTCCCGAGGAAAGCGACGACTTCCTGCATCCGGCGCCTTTCAGTGATTTATTGCGCATTGATCAGAGTGTGCTGAGTAACCTCGACGCGCCATCCTTGCACGCACTGCACCAAAGCGGGGGCCTGCGCCTAGCGATTTTGCAAAAATTATCGGAACGGCATCTGGGGTTGCACAAAATTTTGACCGAAGCACGTAAAAAGCGACAGACACTCAGCGAGCAAGATGCCGAGGAATACCTAGAGAATGCCGATGAAAAACTCGCCTTTGCCTGGGACGACTGA
- a CDS encoding DUF4214 domain-containing protein, whose translation MAITYDTPTTGEDLNTALQGGGLDQATINALLDAAGVDRTGTTNDVVVARVTINADGTTTVEAPEGQTPQFVVVDATNAPENTTYNPPDGFEIIPSVVFDTESNVTWNISTNAAPTAGQELGNESAFSNTADGAFDRVIASGSGNDNISVTSGEDVSLDGRQGNDILTTGSGNDSINGGEGNDIITAGAGNDTITGGAGNDSIFGSAGEDSIDAGTGYDYMNLDVNRGDLQVTNGELVSSSTGSIIKNVQYLEFADGSTATVSTDAIVAATMRLYDTVLGRSAELGGAEWWSDNADSYVDVMSLAATFLASDEFNLQHPAGLSDSDFVNLMYENTFDRDPDEGGNDFWINQLQSGLISRAHVATLFADSDEARADQTNVIQIDDDDWV comes from the coding sequence ATGGCTATAACTTACGACACTCCCACAACGGGAGAAGATCTTAATACCGCTCTGCAAGGTGGCGGCCTTGACCAGGCGACCATCAATGCGCTCCTTGATGCTGCTGGAGTAGACCGAACCGGCACCACCAACGATGTTGTGGTGGCACGCGTCACCATTAATGCAGACGGCACCACCACCGTCGAGGCACCTGAAGGTCAGACGCCCCAGTTCGTCGTGGTGGATGCGACCAATGCGCCCGAAAACACGACCTACAACCCACCTGATGGGTTCGAAATTATTCCTTCCGTGGTGTTTGATACTGAATCCAATGTCACTTGGAACATCAGTACAAACGCGGCCCCGACCGCGGGACAGGAACTCGGCAATGAATCCGCCTTCAGTAATACCGCTGACGGAGCCTTTGACCGAGTCATTGCCAGCGGCAGCGGCAACGACAACATCTCCGTGACAAGTGGGGAAGATGTCTCGCTCGACGGCCGCCAGGGTAATGACATCCTCACCACTGGCAGTGGCAATGACAGCATCAACGGTGGCGAGGGTAACGACATCATCACCGCGGGTGCTGGCAATGACACCATCACGGGTGGCGCTGGCAACGATTCGATCTTCGGCTCCGCGGGTGAGGACTCCATCGACGCTGGCACCGGCTACGACTACATGAATCTCGATGTCAATCGCGGTGACTTGCAGGTTACGAATGGCGAACTCGTCAGCTCTTCCACGGGTAGCATCATCAAGAACGTCCAGTACCTTGAGTTTGCCGACGGCTCCACCGCGACCGTGTCGACCGACGCAATAGTCGCGGCCACCATGCGCCTCTATGACACAGTTCTTGGTCGTTCGGCCGAATTGGGCGGCGCGGAATGGTGGAGCGATAACGCTGACTCCTATGTCGACGTCATGAGTCTAGCTGCCACCTTCTTGGCAAGCGACGAGTTCAATCTACAACATCCCGCGGGACTGTCCGACAGTGACTTCGTGAACCTGATGTACGAGAACACATTTGACCGCGATCCCGATGAAGGCGGTAATGACTTCTGGATCAACCAGCTCCAATCTGGGTTAATCAGCCGGGCGCACGTCGCCACACTGTTTGCCGACAGTGATGAAGCACGGGCAGACCAGACCAACGTCATCCAAATCGACGATGACGATTGGGTCTAA
- a CDS encoding type I secretion system permease/ATPase yields the protein MTKTPPGAVKQALLQCRGTVISAFFFSVLISLLMLAPILFMMQLYDRIIPSRSVPTLVVLFLLVVFLLAIMGLLMWVRTVMMFRVSARLDSLISERIFNAMVDFARRSPGKETTQPMEDLTTLRMFLGSATLVSFFDLPLVPVFLTIIFLFHPLLGFLTLGGAVILFIIALINEMISREPAMLASEQAIRERQALAANLRNVEVMEAMGMRNSIFARWRNQHTQTIGWQAIQSEHGSVPDTLSRALTALLRPIILAAAGYLAIQQLITPGVIIAAAILSGKTVGPIGQVIGNWKSFLGARASYDRLHHLLETMPEQPRRLSMPIPTGRLQLHGVFARPPGTEKPVLRGISLDLEPGEALGVVGPSAAGKSTLARVILGVWPALSGSVRLDGVEVSLYNRDELGRHLGYLPQDTELFAGTIAENIARFQQMDDALVVHAAQRAHIHDLIGQLPDGYNTLIGPGGVGLSGGQRQRIALARALYDAPRLVILDEPNASLDDRGESALFAALAEMRDIGCTVVVISHRPNLLKAVDKVLVLKEGQVEGFGPRAEVLSRVLKPKSLALPEDSLPRLQAQAS from the coding sequence TTGACCAAGACCCCCCCGGGCGCCGTCAAACAGGCGCTGCTGCAGTGCCGAGGCACCGTGATCAGCGCGTTCTTCTTCAGTGTGCTGATCAGCCTGCTGATGCTCGCCCCCATCCTCTTCATGATGCAGCTCTACGACCGCATCATTCCCTCGCGCAGCGTGCCGACGCTGGTCGTGCTTTTTTTACTGGTGGTTTTTCTGCTCGCCATCATGGGGCTCCTGATGTGGGTGCGCACCGTCATGATGTTCCGAGTCAGCGCACGTCTGGACAGCCTGATCAGCGAGCGCATTTTTAACGCCATGGTGGACTTCGCGCGCAGATCGCCAGGCAAGGAAACCACGCAACCCATGGAAGACCTGACAACATTGCGCATGTTTCTTGGCAGCGCAACCCTGGTCTCCTTCTTCGACCTGCCGTTGGTACCAGTTTTCCTAACGATCATCTTCCTCTTTCATCCACTCCTTGGTTTTCTGACCCTGGGCGGCGCGGTGATCTTGTTCATTATCGCACTCATCAACGAGATGATCTCCCGCGAACCCGCCATGCTGGCCTCCGAGCAAGCCATTCGCGAACGCCAGGCACTTGCCGCCAATCTTCGTAATGTCGAAGTCATGGAAGCCATGGGCATGCGCAACAGCATCTTCGCGCGCTGGCGCAATCAGCATACACAAACCATTGGATGGCAAGCGATTCAGAGCGAACACGGATCAGTACCAGACACTCTTAGCAGGGCGCTAACCGCGTTGCTCAGACCGATCATCCTGGCTGCCGCAGGGTACTTGGCCATTCAACAGCTGATCACGCCGGGCGTCATCATCGCGGCCGCCATTCTGTCTGGCAAGACCGTGGGACCTATCGGTCAGGTAATCGGTAACTGGAAGTCCTTCCTCGGCGCGCGTGCCAGCTATGATCGTCTACATCATCTACTCGAGACCATGCCGGAGCAACCTCGCCGGTTGTCCATGCCAATCCCAACAGGCCGGTTACAATTACATGGCGTTTTTGCGCGCCCACCGGGCACGGAAAAGCCTGTCCTGCGAGGCATCAGCCTAGATCTCGAGCCCGGCGAGGCCTTGGGCGTCGTCGGACCCTCGGCGGCTGGCAAATCCACCCTTGCGCGCGTCATTCTCGGGGTCTGGCCGGCATTGTCCGGTTCCGTGCGACTCGACGGCGTCGAGGTCAGCCTTTACAACCGCGATGAACTCGGACGCCATCTTGGCTACCTGCCACAGGATACGGAGCTTTTCGCTGGAACCATTGCCGAAAATATCGCACGTTTTCAGCAGATGGACGACGCACTCGTTGTCCACGCGGCCCAACGCGCGCACATTCACGACCTGATTGGCCAGCTTCCCGACGGTTACAACACCCTGATCGGACCGGGCGGCGTCGGCCTGTCCGGCGGGCAACGTCAGCGTATCGCTCTGGCCCGGGCCTTGTACGACGCCCCGCGCCTGGTCATTCTCGACGAGCCCAACGCCAGCCTTGATGACCGCGGCGAGAGCGCCCTCTTTGCCGCGCTCGCCGAAATGCGCGACATCGGATGCACCGTTGTGGTGATCTCGCATCGCCCCAACCTACTCAAGGCTGTCGACAAAGTGTTGGTACTCAAAGAGGGGCAGGTCGAGGGCTTCGGCCCGCGCGCGGAAGTGCTCTCCAGAGTTCTCAAACCCAAGTCGCTGGCCTTGCCCGAGGACTCCTTGCCGCGCTTGCAAGCGCAGGCATCCTAA